Within the Malus sylvestris chromosome 4, drMalSylv7.2, whole genome shotgun sequence genome, the region ACAACGGAGAAAGCGGTTGGCCGCCTGTCGGTGGTTTTCAAGCGCCAATTGTCCCAACTGGTCATTTAGGCACAGAAAACCCTTTCCAGTTTCAAGCATCAACTTGTTCCCCTACAAACCCAACATGGGGACAAGCAGGCGGCTTCTACTTCACTTCAAGTAGCGAAGCAGAAGCCGAGCATTTCTCTCTTCCTGCTTTTGTACATAGCGCAGGAACTAGACGGAAACCCAGGGAATGCTGGTGCAAGCTTCGTGCCGCCATTAAATGGTCGGTTTCGGTTAGGAGGGATGCGGCTGCTAAAAGAATGGCAAGGTGTATCTGAACTCTTAGAAGACATGCAGTTTCATCTTCTATGGTTTAGTTTGTTAATTACTATTTACTAGCTGTAAAATCAAGCAAGTACCTCGAAGTAAAAGGGGTAAAAATCCTCTCCTAGTCCTAGATGTGCTAAGCTTATGGCTCGTTTGACGAGTGCTTTTAAACgactgaaaacacttttagaaaaaatatttttgagtttCAAACATACTTGAAGTGCTTCATGCGAGAAGTATATAACTAgtgcacttcaagtgtttttccataattaacttgcatttttactaaagattagtttaaaaacattttatctAAAAACGGTTTCAGTCGTTTAAAAGCACTTCTCAAACAAGTCATAAGTAATTCACAGGTTTTTCTTTACTGCAGTTAATTGATCATATTGTACATATTACTTTCCTGCAGTTAATTGATCATATTGTACATATTACTTTCCTGCAGTTAATTGATCATATTGTACATATATTGTACATAGTATCAAAATGAAAAGTAGGCTTCTGAAAAGAAGTACAGTATAAAAATTACTACTTTTATGTATCTTACTTAGTTGTTACTTTGACAGTAGCGACGTCACGTGGTGTGTGGCGACACTATTCAAAATGCTAACTAAATAAATGCAGAAATGAGGCGCATAAGCAAACTGACATTAATGACCGAACTACAGCGTCACGTGATGTGCAATAACTTATTATAAAATCAATGTAAGTGGATTTTAGATGCTAGCACAAGTAGATGCGCAAGAGATATATAAAAGCAAACAGACGTAAGTGAATCAGACTAACGACGTCGTTTGCTTTATTCGTTAAGCGTATCTTTATtcgttaagtgtttttattagcagcatttttttttttgttaagcaTCATAAAAACGCTTTTGATTATCCGAAGGCAATTCCACATGGGCATAAGGATCCGACAATTGAGAACCCGACATGCCTGGGCTTTAAAAAAGCCCAATGGCCCGTAATTCAACTTAACTTCAGGCCCTTTTATGGATATGCCAAAAGAAAATATCTAGCCACCAGGCAAACGGAGTCAGTTTGCACGTACGGAAAGAAATTCTCGAACCTTCCCCGCCGAATCTGTAACCAAGATATTTCTCCGTCTCCAGACAAACGTCGCCactaaaaaaaaaccgaacGCAGAgggcctcctcttcttcttcctctctccgaAAGGCTCTCATACACACATAATTCCCCTTTTGCCCCCATGGTCTGAGAGAGAAGCTTGCTGTTCTCGAAGCTCCTTCGCTTTGAATTCTGaaggctcttttttttttttttaattttactttctatttttcgatttttgattatttattgttgttgggtttgtggAGTGATGGATAAGGAAGGAGGATCCAACGGCGGATCTTCCTACTACGCCGTCCTTGGGATTCGCAGGGACGCCTCCTTCTCTGATATCCGCGCCGCCTACCGCAAGCTCGCTCTGGTAATTCCCCCTCCTCAAAATGCATCGTTCTCTGTTTTCTGCAAATCCATACGACGTCGTTTCTGTCATTAGAAAAGCTGAATTTTTGTGAAATCATGgtaaatttatgaattttttggtttttttttttttttaaatttgaagaaatgGCATCCGGACAGGGCGCGAAACCAAACGGCGGCGGGAGAAGCCAACCGGCGGTTTCAGCAAATCCAAGAGGCCTACTCCGGTAACTTTGCCACTTTTCGTTCGTAACGACGTCGTTAGTTAAAAGCCTAGTAACCTTtgaatttctctttttttcgcGCTAACGATGCCGTTTTGGTTGTCCGCAGTTCTCTCAGATCAGACGAAGCGATCAATGTACGACGCCGGGTTCTACGACCCCCTTGAAGAGGAAGACCAGGTGCGTTAAAAATATTTCACCGTACGGAATGcgcggtaaaaaaaaaagataaagaaaagaacagtaaaaagaaaattacgTCACTGTTTTTCAGTTTCCTTTTATGTCCCTGAATTTATGTGAATTTGTGGGCAGGAATTTTGCGATTTCATGGGCGAAATGCTGTCCATGATGAACAACGTGAAAAACGAGGTAAGGATAATGTCGTAATTTTAGGAATAAACTTTCCGTTACGCGTTTGTCAAGGGATATTATGGTAATATCagttgattgaaaaaaaaaattcggggTGTTTAACTACAAATTTGATGCAAGCGATGGAtcgtttgaatgtgtttttaatATGGCCGAatgtatttttaaataaaatatttttagattttaaaagtattttaagtattttttgcAATAAGCACTAGTTATATGATTCTTTCAAGaaatattttaattgttttttcaagatttacttatatttttattaataattttaaaaatattttcattaaaaacgcTTTCAGATATTTTAAAAGCATATCTAAATGATTTCTACCATAGTAATGAAGATGAGTATTGTTCTCGCATCTTGGCCTGAGTTCGAATTCCGTCAACTTTTTAATCTAATATTTgacaagaataaaaaataaaaaattacaattttgattattttaggGGGACATTTTCGAAGATCTCCAGAGGATGTTCAACGATATGGTCGGTGGAGATGGGATGATGGGATTCGACTTCAGCGACATGGATCCAACGGCGAACAAGAAGCCACGTGTCGGTTCTTCGAGAGGTAACGCTAACACAGCGAAGCGCAGCACGTCTCGCTGCTAGCGCGATGTACCGGATCATGTTAAGTAACATGTTGTTTAAAATAATCTCACccaattgtattttattttaattttattcctTAATTTCCCAGATTAAGATGTGATTGGAGGTGGTTAGGTTGGTGTAGGTTAAATCCAGTTTGTTGGTGGTGACGTGTTTGTTGGTGCCCTTagtaataatttttatttacttttatttcttttgttggtctctttttctaatttaatttaatttaatgtctATACAATTATGGTTCGGATCGATTTTTATTGATTACTCTTcacctcacaattaaaaatttgatatgCACTAAATAATGCCTCAATTTTAGACGTTTTACAATTGTCAAAGTCTTTCTGCCCATTTCATTTTTCATCAACGAGGTAATTCCATGGTTATCCACTCTTTTGGGAAGTCGGAAAGATTCACATAGGTATTTCAACATTTCTTTGGCcacaagtctggcttccacaccaGCAGCGGGTTTCGAACCCGTGGCCTCTAGTTTTTGGTTTGAATGAAACCTTGCAATCCACTCTTTATCACTAGATCATTAGCTCGTTGTTTTCTATGTTAGGTCATTTGAAATAGATTGATAATTAAGCAAGCTACCgttcataaaaaaaacataagggAAATAAATCTGCTTACAAGAGCCAAGTGTATACAACGTCATTCCCTTGCCTCCGTGCATAATGGTTGGTCACGCAAGGATAGGGATTGGACATGCGAGGAGAGTGACCGACACATAGGGCAACATTGCGTTGCATT harbors:
- the LOC126618941 gene encoding uncharacterized protein LOC126618941, whose protein sequence is MDKEGGSNGGSSYYAVLGIRRDASFSDIRAAYRKLALKWHPDRARNQTAAGEANRRFQQIQEAYSVLSDQTKRSMYDAGFYDPLEEEDQEFCDFMGEMLSMMNNVKNEGDIFEDLQRMFNDMVGGDGMMGFDFSDMDPTANKKPRVGSSRGNANTAKRSTSRC